agGTGTATAGGAATAAATGAATAGATTAATAAGTAATCATGACGtactaagttgtataccggtgaaaactaTCCAAGAATAATATTAGATTGAATgcatatcaagtcaagaacacgtctcgACTATGATAAGtagtgaactataactataattcaaagtgaacaaaggttctaTTGATTAAAATTATATCTATTTTTTTTCATGCGTACTTGGCTTATATTAAGCCTTTATTAGAAAGTTAGTGGTTACAAACCACCCAACCAATGACTCAGTgaaactaataatgaaaattaaaaaaactcatgaaaccacagaAAAAAACCTTTGCCACACTAATGAATGTAAAAAACGTCCAGGCTCCATTAAGGAGCcacaagaagcattaaagtgtaacccaactccaccaaagagtatcaaaatGGCTAGGAGGATTTATGTAGCAAAAGTACcggttttgagcacttatgaagTCGTTAAAATGTTGCTTTAGCCTTCATGTGACCCTAATTCAATtcataggttaccatgcacaacccaaccattgagcccaaaccaccttctagcctactagtaatcctTAATCCATCACCTTTAGGGCTTTCATGATCCTTGCATGGATCATCCCTTCCCCCTTTGAAAAGATATGACCTTAATTCAataaggccatcctcaacaagatacggtgaaaggtctcccacattaaaggaagcatgcactccatggtctcctccctaATCCACCTTATAAACATTATCATCGACACGTGACACCACTTTGTAAAGACCTTCAGCTCTTGGTATCAAATTTTGTTATCCCTTTTGTTAGGAAACGTTCTTTCTTCATATgaacctaaaccaagtcaccatcttgaaagacacgtggtttcctctGCATGTTGGAATTcggtttgtacacgtcattcacggtttcaatcttcacacgaacttgttggtgtagttttatCATGGCTTTCAGCTTTTCATTaacatccttgtgaaccaattcatcctttggcaatggaatcaaatccaaaggcatgtaaggattcacaccatacaccacttcaaAAGGAGAGTGACATGTAGCACAAGTAGGAGAACAATTACAGGGATACTCAGCATGTGCAAGTTTGATATCTaatgtttttgagttttgctaactaacccctcaacaacgtacccaaagttctattagtcaccttcgttttcccatcagtttgtggatgataggatgtactaaaaagtaacttagtacctACTTTCCTCCACAAAGTGTTCTAAAAGTAACTCAAAAACATGGAATCCCTATCAAAACAATAGCTttaggaataatatgcaagcgaagCACCTCTATAATGTACAAATCAAACACATTAGATGCATATATCATCGGTTTTAAGACACGACATAGAGTGAGAAAgttttgaaaacctatccaccaccactataatggaatccttcccccctttgagttctaggcaaagccataatgaattccattgacacatcTTCCCAAGGCCAAATAGGAACCGGCAAAGGATGTTTAaacaccatgcttgaaagtttttttcgtcatccgacatgtaacacacttgcgcactatgttggttacatccccaACATCTTTAGGCCAGAAGAAATGTTCTTGAAGCACCTCCAAAGTCTTGCTAATGGAAAAATAACCccccaaaccaccaccatgagcttcacgaatcagcaagTCCCGTACTGCATGTTTAAAAGGAGACAAAGTTGATTGCCTTTTGATAcctttatgggcttgattaagtgagtagggttttgtttaggtaaattaagctagaataacaaccacaaatgatatgTGTATGGGAATAAATGAATAGATTAATAAGTAATCATGACGtactaagttgtataccggtgaaaactatccaagaataatattttattgaatgcgtatcaagtcaagaacatgtctcgactatgacaagtagtgaactataactataattcaaagtGAATAAAGGTTCTATTGATTAAAATTATATCTATTTTTTTCATGCGTACTTGGCTTACCTTTATTAGAACGTTAGTGGTtacaagccacccaaccaactactcagtgaaactaataataaaaattaaaaaaactcatgaaaccacataaAAAAACCTCTGACACATTAATGAATGTAAAAAACGTCCaggcttcattaaggagccacaagaagcattaaagtgtaacccaacTCCACCAAAGAGAAGTCATTTGCAAAAAAATTTCTCTTTCTAACTTTTTCTCTCTAGGATTCTCTCTCTCGCTTTTCCAGTTTTTGCGTGTGGCTTGGTGGCGATTTTGGCTGACCGGAGCTCGATCTGGTGCCGgaatcaccttcttcttgctatgATTCTGTTGAGTATCCTTCACCTATGATCTGTGTAGGTGAAGATTCAATGTTTGGAAAAATTGGAAGTATGTTCGGCATGAATTCAACTGATCCTCCTAATCCAGATAATCAAAAAGTGTATGAAGACGAATTGGATGCTGATGTTGGAGCTAGACGAAGAGGTAGAAGAGCTGTGCACAAGGAAATTTCTCCCTATTCTGGGGATAAGCCCTCTCGATTGAAAGAAAAAATTGAATCTAAGGCTAAGCGAATTCAGGAAGAGAAGAAGTATTTGAGTTTGAAATCCCAAATTGAAAGTTCGAAGGTTGTCTTAAGAGCTGGAGTGCGTGAAGTTATTAAAGTTGGATATGGCAAGGAGAATGTCGATCCTGATTTCATTAAATCGGAACTAGATGCGTTTGAGAAAGTAATTGCTAATGGGAAGAAACTGGAACAACAAATTGCGACAAACTCTAAGAGGATATCTAAATCGAAGAGTGTATCGGTGGAGGAAAAAGGGTTTGTGATGCTTCCAATTACATCGGATATGCTTGAGGGTTTCAATTCCTCAAAGGATAAGGTGAATGCTTCTCTTTCTTATTCCCCGTCTCATGATAGTGAATCGTTTCCtgccaagggtattttgggtaagaGTCCAGATGTCAATCATTCCTCTCCTGTCATTGGATCTGATTCTGTTAAGTAGGTGGAATAATCTACTAATTTTAGTGATGAGATGATGAAGGAAGCTTTGAACGAAGATGAGAAAACGAGTGAAGAACCTGATGCTGCTTTGAGGAATAGTCAGGGTACTAGTTTTCTGGATCTAAAATGGGATACAAAGCCAATGAATGTGGATAATTTCTCAAACTCAAGAGTTTCTTTTGCAGCCAAATTGGTTAGTGAATATAACAAGAAGACATATGCTAGAATGGTTGAATCTACAAGTACTGTGGTTGATTTAAACATTAAAGTAATTCCTAAAGTTGATGGGAAACCAATTGGCAAAGTTGAATTGCCCTATGCAGATCTTCTGCTTGGAGGAGCTCCCTATCATGCTACTCTGTATGGATTTTTGTGGGTAAGAAACTTGCGTTCCCAACTGTGAATCATTTCTGTTTCAAAATGTGGAAGATATTTGGATTGAAGGATATTATGGTCAATGATGAAGGCTTCTTCTTTTTTAAGTTTGATTCTAAAGAAGGTATGATGAATGTGATTGAAGGGGGACCTTGGCTTATTAACAATGTTCCATTGTTTATCCAAAGATGGAGACCTGGACTTGTTTTGTGCAAACCACAGATCAACTCTGTTCCTGTATGGGTTAAAGTTTTTAATGTTCCTTTGCAATATTGGAATAGCAAGGGAGTAACATTGATTGCTAATGAAATTGGGAAACCGATGGCTATGGACAAGATTACGCAAAAGATGTGTAATGAGCACTGGGGAAAGGCCTGCATTTATGAGATTTCTCATTGAAATGTCAGTTGAAGAGGAGTGGCTGAAGGAGATAAGTGTTGTGTCAATCGATTTTGGAACAGGGGAAAATGCTGAATCTAAATGCAGGATTGAATATGCTTGGAGACCAGATATTTGTACTCATTGCAAAGTGTATGGTCATAGAAATAGCAACTGTGGTATTGTAAATAGTCAAGAAAAGAATGCAAAAGAAGATGGAAAGGTTGTTATAGAAGAGGGAAATAAGGATGATAAAGTTGATGATGATGGGTTTATTCTGGTCACCAAAAAGAATAACTAAGGGAAGCAAATTAGTAACAATGTTGTTCTTCAAGAAAATGGGAAAATTGATTTGATTAAATCTTTGGAAAAAAGCTCTGTTCCAATGGAGGGAATTGTTAGTAATAATAAGGAAGGAAAAAGTGAGGAAAACGAAGACAATAAAGGGAAGCAAAAAGATAAGCAGGCAGAAGTTAAAGAAGTAAGTCAAAAAGATTCAGAAGACAACAAAGGAAAAGAAGGGAAAAACAGTGCAGAGAGCTATTCTAAGTTTGCTGTGGGTAAACTCAAAAAAGATGGGAAGGTTGCAGGGGCATTTCAGTCTTTTGATGGAAAAAGTGGGAAATC
The genomic region above belongs to Lactuca sativa cultivar Salinas chromosome 4, Lsat_Salinas_v11, whole genome shotgun sequence and contains:
- the LOC111892001 gene encoding uncharacterized protein LOC111892001, whose product is MKEALNEDEKTSEEPDAALRNSQGTSFLDLKWDTKPMNVDNFSNSRVSFAAKLVSEYNKKTYARMVESTSTVVDLNIKVIPKVDGKPIGKVELPYADLLLGGAPYHATLYGFLWIFGLKDIMVNDEGFFFFKFDSKEGMMNVIEGGPWLINNVPLFIQRWRPGLVLCKPQINSVPVWVKVFNVPLQYWNSKGVTLIANEIGKPMAMDKITQKMCNEHWGKACIYEISH